The Stigmatopora argus isolate UIUO_Sarg chromosome 1, RoL_Sarg_1.0, whole genome shotgun sequence genome segment GCGCCTCTTGCTCAACTACCACGCGGGACGGACGGCCTGGCCCGAGGTCTTCCGGGGGCTCCGGCCGTCCGCCGTCAAGCACGTGCTGGACGCCGGCTTTCTCACCGTTCTGCCGCGGCCCGACCCCGACGGGAGGTACATCCTCTGTCTACGTCCAGGTGGGCATTCCGTGCTCGCCCCCTTTTCGAATTCCGTGCGGAGCGGGAGGCGCCGGGGCGACAAACGTcctttccccaaaaatgttggaataattcACTAGAAAGACGGATGGGGGTGCTTTGCCCACCCCAGGTCTAGTAGCAAAGCATCCCCGCTCCTTTGGGCCTTGCCTAATAAGGCCTTGAGTTCAAATCTACGGGGATTTGGCGCCTTCGTGTGGCTGGGTTAGGGTTTTCAGAAATTTACCGATCGCTATGGAGGTGGCAAAATGAAATTTGGCCCCCTAAAAATGGAGCATTCATTCCAATCTTGATTTCTTTGACGGTATCGAACGCAGGCAGATGGAAGGCGGAACATTACCCCTTCGTGGACAACGTGAGGGCGGTGTACCTCACCCTGGAGAAGCTGGTGCAGGCGGAGGCCACGCAGGTCAACGGCGTCGTGGTCTTGGCCGACTACAGCGGCGTGGGCGTGTCGCAGGCCTCCGACCCGGGGCCTTTCCTGGCCAAGAAGGTGGTGGCCGTCCTTCAGGTGGGACGAGGGCCGTGGGTTGGCTTTCGGGGCGGTGGCTTTTGGGCGGGCTGACCTTTGCTTTTGCCCGACCGAATGGGCGCTTTGCGGCACGCGCAGGACGGCTTCCCGGTGCGCATCAAGGCCGTCCACGTGGTCAACGAGCCCCGCATTTTCAAAGGCATCTTTGCGCTGATCAAGCCCTTCCTGAAGGAGAAGATGGCCCAGCGGGTGAGTCAGTGAGTGCCTGGCGTCATCAGACCATGTCCCACTTCTTGcatatatgtaccgtattttcacgactatatggtgcatcacatttaaaggcgcagcgtcagtaacgagtgctatttctgtattttaaacacaaaggatgcaccgtttttttagacgcatatatgttatatattatatatgaatatctaaccgtaatagcgctggctaccggaagcagcctatttccggtttccggtgcgcagtgactgctgggaaatagagttcttgcacgctacacccacacgctaaaaacacgtttttaaaaaggcaacggaaggaaaactgagttcggttgtactttatttagccattttacaacttactcatgtcatcatcacccacaaatccatcaaagtcctcattttccgtgtcccaattgaacaaatgcccaaatgagtcatcgaaaacgctgagttttatacgttcgtccaggcggccataaTCCAgtcgccaatagtagctagctggtaactagcataacttttccaactgtgctttccatgctttgtcaagctgtattgatgtcgatgtatacaggccacaatccattcgtaaatagtagctagctggtagctagcgtaacttttccaacggcaagctgtattgatgtcaatgtatacaggccacaatccattgggtgtattgacaaaagaactactacatatcccagcagtcactgcgcagtactttgtctacaggtaaaaatagtagagtcggtgtaccctatcaactgattcattttattttatcgtgataacaattttagtattggtccatatataaagcgcactggattattaggcgccctgtctattttggagaaaatttcagacttttatgtgcgccttatagtcgtgaaaatacagtattttgccGCActgttttccccatttttaatCCATGAAATTGGTAATGTTTGCCTTTGCCAGGTCCTGTAAGGTCACATTGGgcaaaaaatcaatacaattgTCAACCCGGAGacatttgaatgaattgaaaagtGCGtgagataagattttttttcttcttggggCAGTACACGCTCCACAGCTCGGACCTGCGCTCGCTGCACCGACAGATCCCTCCCTCGGTCCTGCCCGAGGAGTACGGCGGCGTGGCCACGGCGACGGCGGACGCGCGCTCCTGGTCCGACCTGCTAATGGACTCGGAGGAGGACTTGGCCGCCGAGTTCTGCCGGCCCCCGGAGGAGGCGCCCGAGGACCGGCGCCAGTTCAGGGGGCCGCGCTCGCAACTCTACTCCTGTTACTGACTCCCCTCGCCTCGCCATACTATGTTAATCGCCATACTATGCCGGCCGGAAAAACTCTCACTTGGCCAAATCTGGACGACGACAACGATAGATACTATGGACAAACCTGTGAGCTGTGCCAAAATGCTTGAGAAAGAGACAGAAGAGCCGCTTTGATTAAAAACATATCTATCGCTCATTCAgtgtgaagaatatgacatatttgactcattcattttgttgtagctatttcattttgatatattaccactgtaggagtaaaaccaCTGTCTTAACTCGATTACAATGAGCAAAAGGTCTCTCGTTgatcctccccccccccctagcAACAGTGTAATTATGTAGTTAAAATAATTccgagactttttgtactttaagtgtTGAAAGGACCCCAAAATAcccacacaataaaaaaatattatagttAAAGTGGCGCCACAGGGctaacgtgacgctcctattggtgcgttcgggactcggcggtttccatatttttgctCACGTTAACGTAGAGCCGTACGCACCCATgagaagagccacatgtggctcccgagccataggttccctacccctggtttaaaccATGGTTATATTTGGATCATGACGGCCACTAAAAGTATCGCGATGTGTCGATTGGGCGCGGGCGGGCAGCCCCAATGAGGATCCtccttcctttttgtttttgtttccaacGAGAGAGAAGAGAACAGCTGTTGGAGCAAGAGCTTTTCCCGACCTCTTGTCAGTGAGTGAACGAGCgagcgcgtgcgtgtgtgcgtgctcgCGCTCGCCTTAGTACGTCGTTCGCTCATTTGACGGCAGCCCAGTTCAGCTGTgttcggctcggctcggctcgacTCGGCTCATCTCGGCTCGACGTCCGTTCGGGCTTCCTTTGGCTAGCTTCGACTTGAGCGGGAAAGGAGGGAAAAGACGAGGGAGCGAGTCCATGCCGGAGGGACAGCGGGGTCCTCGGAACAAGcggagaagaggaggaggaggaggaggaggcctgGACACCAAGGTGAGTTAGTCCTTGTTttgccgctcgctcgctcgccttTCGGGGGGAAGCGGTCGCACTCAAGTCGCTCGGGCTCTTTTGTTTCCTTCCGCCTCCGCAATCGTGGCTGGCTGGCCGAGTGACGTCGTTTTAATTGAGAGACGTCCGCTACCGCTAGCTTAGCTCCAGCCGAACCGAaccgagccgagccgagcctCCATTCCATCCGCGCGCGCTCCTTCTTTTTCGGGGAGGGGGGCTCGAGCGAGTAGGAAAGGGGGCGACTTGGGGGAAGCACCGAGCCAGCGAAGGGCAGCCATTGGTAGGGAACAACCCAcgaccccccacacacacacgcacatcatCTCCAACCGACGATGGCGAAGCTGCCTAATATGGAAAAGATGTCGCTTaccgactgactgactgactgactctcCCGCACGGACAAACTGTTGCACATGTCCAAGTGCTCAGATGCCCATTTGTATCGTGCGGCATAAAAGGTGACGCCAA includes the following:
- the ttpal gene encoding alpha-tocopherol transfer protein-like isoform X3 gives rise to the protein MGESACVGSSWLPGPPPPVYACTLSPELVAKAREELQEKPEWRLRDAQALRDMILKEQPDLQTRLDDAFLLRFLRARKFDYDRALRLLLNYHAGRTAWPEVFRGLRPSAVKHVLDAGFLTVLPRPDPDGRQMEGGTLPLRGQREGGVPHPGEAGAGGGHAGQRRRGLGRLQRRGRVAGLRPGAFPGQEGGGRPSGRLPGAHQGRPRGQRAPHFQRHLCADQALPEGEDGPAGESYTLHSSDLRSLHRQIPPSVLPEEYGGVATATADARSWSDLLMDSEEDLAAEFCRPPEEAPEDRRQFRGPRSQLYSCY
- the ttpal gene encoding alpha-tocopherol transfer protein-like isoform X4 produces the protein MGESACVGSSWLPGPPPPVYACTLSPELVAKAREELQEKPEWRLRDAQALRDMILKEQPDLQTRLDDAFLLRFLRARKFDYDRALRLLLNYHAGRTAWPEVFRGLRPSAVKHVLDAGFLTVLPRPDPDGRYILCLRPGRWKAEHYPFVDNVRAVYLTLEKLVQAEATQVNGVVVLADYSGVGVSQASDPGPFLAKKVVAVLQDGFPVRIKAVHVVNEPRIFKGIFALIKPFLKEKMAQRVSHTRSTARTCARCTDRSLPRSCPRSTAAWPRRRRTRAPGPTC
- the ttpal gene encoding alpha-tocopherol transfer protein-like isoform X2, translating into MGESACVGSSWLPGPPPPVYACTLSPELVAKAREELQEKPEWRLRDAQALRDMILKEQPDLQTRLDDAFLLRFLRARKFDYDRALRLLLNYHAGRTAWPEVFRGLRPSAVKHVLDAGFLTVLPRPDPDGRYILCLRPGRWKAEHYPFVDNVRAVYLTLEKLVQAEATQVNGVVVLADYSGVGVSQASDPGPFLAKKVVAVLQDGFPVRIKAVHVVNEPRIFKGIFALIKPFLKEKMAQRYTLHSSDLRSLHRQIPPSVLPEEYGGVATATADARSWSDLLMDSEEDLAAEFCRPPEEAPEDRRQFRGPRSQLYSCY
- the ttpal gene encoding alpha-tocopherol transfer protein-like isoform X1 — its product is MGESACVGSSWLPGPPPPVYACTLSPELVAKAREELQEKPEWRLRDAQALRDMILKEQPDLQTRLDDAFLLRFLRARKFDYDRALRLLLNYHAGRTAWPEVFRGLRPSAVKHVLDAGFLTVLPRPDPDGRQMEGGTLPLRGQREGGVPHPGEAGAGGGHAGQRRRGLGRLQRRGRVAGLRPGAFPGQEGGGRPSGRLPGAHQGRPRGQRAPHFQRHLCADQALPEGEDGPAVHAPQLGPALAAPTDPSLGPARGVRRRGHGDGGRALLVRPANGLGGGLGRRVLPAPGGGARGPAPVQGAALATLLLLLTPLASPYYVNRHTMPAGKTLTWPNLDDDNDRYYGQTCELCQNA